Genomic DNA from Salinibacter pepae:
TTGAGCGGCGTATTACGAACCAGCGTCGCCCCTTAGGCTCTTCTCCTACGCCATGCCTTCCCAAGTGCAGACCGCCCCCCTGGTTGGCCGTCGCCTGTACCGCGCCGTGCGAGGCGTCGTGGTGGTGACGCTGACCGGCATCCTCGCCGCCGGCTTCCTGGGCGAGATACCGCAGCTGGACATCCTCGAACAGTCGGCGCGCAACCTGTATTTCCACGTGCCGATGTGGTTTGCGCTCATGGCGGCCACGATCGTCTCGGCGTACCACTCGGCCCAGTACCTTCGACACGGCGACCGCCTTCGCGACCTCCGCGCCCGGGAGGCGGCCCGGCTCGGCCTCATTTTCGGCGGGCTCGGGATCGTGACGGGCATGGTGTGGGCCCGCTTCACCTGGTACGAAGGCACCGGGGTCTGGTGGAATTTTGACCCGAAGCAGTCGATGGCGGCGGTCCTCCTGCTCATTTACGCCGGGTACTTCGTCCTGCGCGACGCCATCGACGCCCCGCGGGCGCGAGGGCGCATCGCGGCGGTCTACAACCTGTTCGCGGTCGTGACGATGCCCTTCCTGCTCTACATCCTGCCCCGCCAGATGCCGAGCCTCCACCCCGGCGGGGAGGGCAGCCCGGCCTTCAGCCAGACGGACCTTGCCCCGGCCATGCGCTGGGTCTTCTACCCCTCCGTCCTCGCCTTTCTGGGGCTCTGCTGGCTCCTGTACACGCAGCGGGTGCGCCTGGCCTGGCTCCAGGAGGTCCTGCGGCAACGGGCCCTGGGGGCGGCCCACGACGATGAGGGCGCCGGCCGCTGACGCCCGCGGCCGCAGTCCGGCTCTGCTCTTCGATCCTCCCCGCCGTCTCCGCTGCGTCATGACGATTCGTCCCCTCCGGCCCTCGGATCCGCCCGCCCTCCGGCCGGAGCAAGAGCGCCCGGACACGACGGCGGCCTACGACAGCACGTGGACGGAACAGCCCGACGCCGCCGCCCCGGATGGGCTGGACCGCATCATGGGCCAGGACGGCAAGATTTACGTCGTGCTCGCCGTCGTCCTGCTGATCTGGATCGGGGTGGTGGCGCTCCTCTTCCGGACCGACCGGCGGATTGAGCGCCTGGAACGGCGCGTCGACCGGTCCATTTCAGAGGATGAGTAGCTTTGCCCCCTCACTCCCTGTGTCCCCATGAAGTGGAAGACCGTTCTCGGCCTGGCCGGCATGATTGGCTTCGGCGCCCTCCTGTTCGTCAACTTTGGCAGCCAGGTGGGCGGGTACATGAATTTTGAGCAGGCCGCCCGCACCGGGGCCACGGCCCACGTGGTCGGCACGTGGGCGGAGGGCCGTCCCACGAGCTACGACCGCATGCAGAACGTCTTCACCTTCTACATGCGCGACGAGGACGGGGCGGTGCGGAAGGTGCGGTACAACAACCCGAAGCCGGCCAACTTTGAGGAGGCCGAGCAGGTGGTCGTGGAGGGGCGGACCCAGGACGGCACGTTCGTGGCCAACCACATCCTCGTGAAATGCCCGTCGAAGTACAACGACGCGCAGGGCCTGAAGCAGAAGGCAAGCCGGTCGTCCCAAGAGACGCCCCCCACGTCTTCTGCGCCGCAGTAGCCCTTCCCCTGTGCCCCCGTTTAGACTCGGCGCTGCCCTGCTCGCCCTGACGCTTCCGATCGTGGCCGAGGCCCAGTCGCTGCCCGACACCCCCCTCTCCCCCTGCCCCGACACGCCCAACTGCGAGCGTGTGGCGCGCGGATACGAGGCCCCGCCGGACACGCTGTACGCGGCCGCCGAGCGGGCCCTCGAATCGCTGGGCCCCGTCACGCTCCGTCGCCCCGAGGCTCGTGGGGATGCATCGTCCCCACATCGGCTGGAGGCGGTGTACCGGGTGGCCCTTGTGTTTAAGGACGACGTGGACGTGGCCGTCCGGGCCCGGGACGGGGGCGGCAGCGCCCTGTACGTCCGCAGCGCGAGCCGGGTGGGGCACAGCGACCTCGGCGTCAACCGGCGCCGCGTCGACCGATTCCTGGAGGCGGTCGGGGCCGCCCTCCGCGACGCATCGCCTTCGTCGTAGCGTGCCGTTGCCACGGCCAGGGCGGCCTACAGGTAGAGCGCCGTGGCGATGAGGAAGTAGATGGCCAGCCCCATGATGTCGTTCAGGGTCGTGACGAACGGCCCCATCGCGCTGGCCGGGTCCACCCCCAGCCACGTCAGCAGAAACGGAATCAGCGCGCCGTTGGTGGTCGCCACCAGGCTCACGGCCAGCATCGTCAGGCTGAGGGTCGCCACGAGCATCGTCACGTCCCCCATCCCGAGCAGGGCCACCGTTCCGCAGAGCAGCCCCGCCACGACGACCCCATTGAGCAGGGCCACGAGCATCTCCTTCCCGATGCGCTTGAAGGCGTCGGACAGCCAGAGCTCCCCCGCCCCGAGGCCCTGCACGGCGATGGCCGCGCTCTGGACGGCGGCGTTCCCCCCCATGGCCGTCACGACGGGAATGAACGTGGCGAGGACCACGGCTTGCTGCAGCGTGGCCTCAAAGGCCCCGATGACGGTGCCGGACAGCCCCGAGCCCACGAGCCCCACGATCAGCCACGGCAGGCGCCCCCGGCTCACCTGCACCGCCGAGTCGACGGTCTCCTCCTCCCCGGTGAGGCCGCTCATGAGCTGCATGTCCTCCTCCGCCTCGTCGCGGATGACGTCCACCACGTCGTCGATCGTGATGCGGCCCATCATCCGGCCCGTGTCGTTGACCACCGGCACGGACACGAGGTCGTACCGCTGCACCACGCGGCCCACCTCCTCCTGGTCCACCTGGGGCGCAACCGAGATAAAGTCGGCGTCCATGACGTCGCGGACCGTCACCGCCCCCGCAGAGAGCAGCAGTTGCTTGAGCGAGAGGGTGCCGAGGAGCGTCCCCGCCTCGTCCACGACGTAGGCCGTGTATACGTCGTCCACGTCCGCGGCGCTGCGCCGGACCGCCTCGGTGGCCTCCTGCAGGGTCTGGTCCGGAGCAAGGGCCACGTACTCGCGGGCCATGATGCCGCCGGCCGTCTCCTCCCCGTACTCCAGCAGCTCGGTCAGGTCCGCCGCGTCCTCCAGGTCGGGCAGCACCTCCAGGGCCACCCGGTCCGGCAGGTCGGCGAGCACGTCCGCCGCGTCGTCGGTGTCGAGCGCGTCGATCAGGGCGATGAGCGTGTCCGGCCGGAGGTCGTCCAGCAGCGCCGCCCGCACCGCGTCCTCCATCTCCGCGAGCACGTCGGCGCCCATCTCCGGCGGGAGCCACCGGAAGAGGCGGCCGGCCGCCGCGTCCGGCAGGCGGCGAAGCAGCAGGGCCACGTCGGCCGGGTAGAGGTCGGCGACCAGGTTGAGGACCATCCCGCGCTGCCGCTCCGTCAGCAGGGCGGCGATGTCGTCCACGACCGATTCGTCGACCTCCAGCAGGCCGCTGTACGGCGGCCCGTCGGAGGCGGCCGGCGCGCGCGAGGACGATGAGGGAGACGGGTCGGAGGCGGGCATGGAGCGACGGCGACTGGGCAGGATTCAAGTCCGATCCGTTCCGCAAACGGGACGCCCCCAGGGATGCGTTAGGCTTCGGGGACCGGGTCGGCGTGGGCGTCCAGGTGACGCGCGAGCGTCGCAAACTCGTCCGGCGTGAGCGCCTCGGCCCGCTTCCGGCCCCAGTCGTTCGGGAAGCCGACGCCCTGCTCCTTCGTCCAGGCGCTCAGGCTGTTGCGGAGCATCTTGCGGCGCTGGTTGAAGGCCGCCCGCACGTAGCGGCGCACGTCGTCGAAGTGAAGGCCCTCGGGCGCCGCGTCGGGGCCGAACCGGATGCGGACCACCGCGCTCGTGACGTCGGGCTGGGGGGAGAAGACCTGCGGCGGCACCGGAAAGCGGAGCGTCGGCTCGGCGAAGAGCTGCAGCAGAACGCTGAGAATGCCGTACGCCTTGGTGCGCGGCGCCGCGACGATCCGCTCGGCCACCTCTTTCTGCATCGTGAGCACCGCCTCGGCGAGGCAGTCCCGCTGCCCCAGCAGGGCGAAGAGGATCGGGCTCGTGAGGTAGTACGGCGTGTTGCTGATGACGTAGAGCGGGCCGCCCTTCGCGTCGGCGAGGGCAGCCCAGTCCGTCTTCCGCACGTCCGCCTCCCGCACGTCCGCCTCGGGGACGCGCTCGCGGAGGACCTCCACGGCCCGCTCGTCGATCTCCAGGGCCGTGAGCCGGTCGTGCCGTTCGGCCAGCCGCTCGGTGAGCATGCCGGTGCCGGCCCCCACCTCCACGACGTGGGCCTCCGGCGGGGCCGTCAGCGTCCCCACAATTTTCTCGGCCATGTTGGGGTCGTGCAGAAAATTTTGGCCGAGGCTCTGCTTCGGTTGAAACGGAACGCGCACGGGACGGGCGGGAAACGTGGAATGGTCAAAGGGTGTGCACACGCCTCACACCCCGCAACGTTCAGCGGGCCCGGCGCTAGCCCAGATGCTTCCGCCGGTTTCGGACGTAGTCTTCGAACAGGAAGGAGCCGAGGTCGTCGAGCTCCGAGTAGTAGGCGCGGCCCTGGTTGGCCTCCGTCAGCTCGCGGACGAAGTCGCGCAGGCCCGGGTCGCGGGCGATCATGAAGGTCGTGATCGTGATGTCCTCGCGGCGACAGACCGTGGCCTCGTCGAGCACCTTGTTGACGACCTTGCGGTCCAGCCCGTAGGCGTTGCGGTACATCTCCCCGTCCTCGATGTGGCAGCTGGGCTTGCCGTCGGTGATCATGAAGATCTGCTTGTTGCGGTTGTTGCGGCGGTGCAGAATGTCGCGCGCCCGCCGCAGCCCGGCCCGCGTGTTCGTGTAGTACGGGCCCACGTCGAGGTACGGCAGCTCCTTCACGTCCACCTCCCAGGCGTCGTTGCCAAAGGCCACGATGTCGAGGGAGTCCTTCGGGTACTGGGTCATGATCAGCTCCGAGAGGGCCAGTGCCACCCGCCGGGCCGGCGTGATCCGGTCCTCTCCGTAGAGCACCATCGAGTGGGAGAGGTCGATCATGAGCACCGTCGCCATCGAGGCGTGGTGGTCCGTCTTGTGGACCTGAAAGTCGTCCTCCGCGAGGGCCCAGTCGTCCCCCACGCCGGAGCGCCTGAACGAGTTGGAGAGGGTGCCGGTCACGTCGAGGTTCGACAGGTCGTCCCCGAACTGCCAGTCCTTCGTCTCGGGCAGCCGCTCGTCGCCCTGTCCGGTGTAGGGGGTTCGGTGGCCGCCCATGCCGCCCTTCTTGAGGTCGTTGAAGATCTCTTCCAGGGCCGACTGCCGGAGCG
This window encodes:
- a CDS encoding CcmD family protein, whose product is MTIRPLRPSDPPALRPEQERPDTTAAYDSTWTEQPDAAAPDGLDRIMGQDGKIYVVLAVVLLIWIGVVALLFRTDRRIERLERRVDRSISEDE
- a CDS encoding vWA domain-containing protein, producing MRFRYTEWDSVRHGSQQPLFEELLDLFQELLEHTAGDAEEALDWMEQLDDKYGLTEGSDKDLDDFIEELKKRGYLEDGEDGETVEITARTERSLRQSALEEIFNDLKKGGMGGHRTPYTGQGDERLPETKDWQFGDDLSNLDVTGTLSNSFRRSGVGDDWALAEDDFQVHKTDHHASMATVLMIDLSHSMVLYGEDRITPARRVALALSELIMTQYPKDSLDIVAFGNDAWEVDVKELPYLDVGPYYTNTRAGLRRARDILHRRNNRNKQIFMITDGKPSCHIEDGEMYRNAYGLDRKVVNKVLDEATVCRREDITITTFMIARDPGLRDFVRELTEANQGRAYYSELDDLGSFLFEDYVRNRRKHLG
- a CDS encoding DUF1499 domain-containing protein; translated protein: MPPFRLGAALLALTLPIVAEAQSLPDTPLSPCPDTPNCERVARGYEAPPDTLYAAAERALESLGPVTLRRPEARGDASSPHRLEAVYRVALVFKDDVDVAVRARDGGGSALYVRSASRVGHSDLGVNRRRVDRFLEAVGAALRDASPSS
- the mgtE gene encoding magnesium transporter, translated to MPASDPSPSSSSRAPAASDGPPYSGLLEVDESVVDDIAALLTERQRGMVLNLVADLYPADVALLLRRLPDAAAGRLFRWLPPEMGADVLAEMEDAVRAALLDDLRPDTLIALIDALDTDDAADVLADLPDRVALEVLPDLEDAADLTELLEYGEETAGGIMAREYVALAPDQTLQEATEAVRRSAADVDDVYTAYVVDEAGTLLGTLSLKQLLLSAGAVTVRDVMDADFISVAPQVDQEEVGRVVQRYDLVSVPVVNDTGRMMGRITIDDVVDVIRDEAEEDMQLMSGLTGEEETVDSAVQVSRGRLPWLIVGLVGSGLSGTVIGAFEATLQQAVVLATFIPVVTAMGGNAAVQSAAIAVQGLGAGELWLSDAFKRIGKEMLVALLNGVVVAGLLCGTVALLGMGDVTMLVATLSLTMLAVSLVATTNGALIPFLLTWLGVDPASAMGPFVTTLNDIMGLAIYFLIATALYL
- the rsmA gene encoding 16S rRNA (adenine(1518)-N(6)/adenine(1519)-N(6))-dimethyltransferase RsmA, giving the protein MRVPFQPKQSLGQNFLHDPNMAEKIVGTLTAPPEAHVVEVGAGTGMLTERLAERHDRLTALEIDERAVEVLRERVPEADVREADVRKTDWAALADAKGGPLYVISNTPYYLTSPILFALLGQRDCLAEAVLTMQKEVAERIVAAPRTKAYGILSVLLQLFAEPTLRFPVPPQVFSPQPDVTSAVVRIRFGPDAAPEGLHFDDVRRYVRAAFNQRRKMLRNSLSAWTKEQGVGFPNDWGRKRAEALTPDEFATLARHLDAHADPVPEA
- a CDS encoding cytochrome c biogenesis protein, translated to MPSQVQTAPLVGRRLYRAVRGVVVVTLTGILAAGFLGEIPQLDILEQSARNLYFHVPMWFALMAATIVSAYHSAQYLRHGDRLRDLRAREAARLGLIFGGLGIVTGMVWARFTWYEGTGVWWNFDPKQSMAAVLLLIYAGYFVLRDAIDAPRARGRIAAVYNLFAVVTMPFLLYILPRQMPSLHPGGEGSPAFSQTDLAPAMRWVFYPSVLAFLGLCWLLYTQRVRLAWLQEVLRQRALGAAHDDEGAGR
- a CDS encoding cytochrome c maturation protein CcmE; translated protein: MKWKTVLGLAGMIGFGALLFVNFGSQVGGYMNFEQAARTGATAHVVGTWAEGRPTSYDRMQNVFTFYMRDEDGAVRKVRYNNPKPANFEEAEQVVVEGRTQDGTFVANHILVKCPSKYNDAQGLKQKASRSSQETPPTSSAPQ